Within the Bacteroidia bacterium genome, the region GTAGAGGATATTAGTGTTATTTCAGAAAAATACAACGATGTGCAAGAAGGCGAAATAGTGGCTTTTTTCGGTTCCACTGGATTCTTGGAAATCGCCATCAATCAAGGTGCTGCGGGTAATTTATTGAACTTGAAAAAAAATGATCAAATAACCATTCGCTTCGATGATTAAACGAATTGTAAAAATGACTTTTATTCCTGAAAAGATAGATGAGTTTTTGAGTGTTTTCAACGCTTCGAAAAATAAAATAAAATCGTTTGAAGGTTGCTCGCATTTAGAATTGTGGAAAGAAAACGCTTCAAAAAATATTTTTTTTACATACAGTTTTTGGGCATCTGCAGAAGCATTGGAAAATTATCGAAATTCTGAAACTTTTAAAAATATTTGGAGTAAAACAAAACCGCTTTTCGCTGAAAAAGCCGAAGCTTGGAGCGTAGAAATAGTCGAATAAATTACCTTCAAAAAAATAATTTTTCAAACTCATTTTTACAGAAATATTTTAAAAGCAATTCAGATTTAAAAAAATAATTACTTTCGTCCCTCACAAAAGCCAATAAATAATGGAAGAAGCGATTACCAAAAAATCAAGATTCCCGCGTAGTATACCGTACATTATAGGAAACGAGGCAGCAGAGCGTTTCAGTTTCTATGGAATGAAAACGTTGCTCGCTACATTTTTTGTACATCAATTTTTGATGAGCGATTCGCAATCGAATGCTAAAACCCATTTGTTTATTAGCATTACGTATTTGATGTCTATTTTAGGCGGAATTTTGGCAGATTGGTATTTGGGAAAATACAAAACTATTTTTTGGCTGTCGTTGCTTTATTGCGTAGGACACGCATTTTTGGCGGCTTTCGACACGCAGTTAAACGCTTTTATGCTCGGTTTGCTTTTTATTACGATTGGTGCTGGCGGTATAAAACCTTGCGTTTCCGCGAATGTGGGCGATCAATTCGATCATACCAATCAGGATTTAATTTCGAAAATGT harbors:
- a CDS encoding antibiotic biosynthesis monooxygenase family protein — protein: MIKRIVKMTFIPEKIDEFLSVFNASKNKIKSFEGCSHLELWKENASKNIFFTYSFWASAEALENYRNSETFKNIWSKTKPLFAEKAEAWSVEIVE